The following proteins come from a genomic window of Aquimarina sp. MAR_2010_214:
- a CDS encoding GIN domain-containing protein, with amino-acid sequence MRTSLLLLTLLVLGNTYGQKEKIKGNKIVSTEQLDVEDFHTIEIHEGFEVTLDEGSDNQVKIEADSNLQEVIQVEVVDSVLTIKSDRDMRRAKALNLDISYASELRKIILYDKVNVKSLSPINTNKLVVNANDNAEVFLTADVNQIDCITNGKSIVELHVTAKEVTYQINENSEVKGIINTDSLNVDLYQKGYAKLEGEVKTMLVRADSDTDFYGEKLSSNKTSLIAEGTSDCYILTKEEINIEAKDKTEIYLLGEPKVTIDTFANEAILYKKNIDYVPSRFKLN; translated from the coding sequence ATGAGAACATCACTGTTATTATTGACTCTTTTGGTATTAGGGAACACCTACGGACAAAAAGAAAAAATTAAAGGTAATAAGATTGTTAGCACAGAACAACTTGATGTTGAAGACTTTCATACCATAGAAATTCATGAAGGTTTCGAAGTTACATTAGACGAAGGTAGTGATAACCAAGTAAAGATCGAAGCAGATAGCAATCTGCAAGAGGTGATACAGGTAGAAGTTGTAGATAGTGTTTTAACAATTAAGTCTGATCGAGATATGCGACGTGCAAAAGCATTAAACCTTGATATTTCTTATGCATCAGAATTAAGGAAAATTATACTATATGATAAGGTAAATGTAAAATCATTGTCTCCTATTAATACGAATAAATTAGTCGTAAATGCTAATGACAATGCTGAAGTATTTCTTACAGCCGATGTCAATCAAATAGATTGTATCACTAATGGAAAATCTATAGTCGAACTACACGTTACTGCTAAGGAAGTTACGTATCAAATTAATGAAAACTCAGAGGTAAAAGGAATAATCAATACAGACAGTCTTAACGTAGATTTATATCAAAAAGGATATGCTAAACTTGAAGGAGAAGTAAAAACAATGTTAGTGCGAGCCGATAGCGATACTGATTTTTATGGCGAAAAATTAAGCAGTAACAAAACTTCTTTAATTGCAGAAGGGACTAGTGATTGCTATATTCTCACCAAAGAAGAAATTAATATTGAAGCCAAGGATAAGACTGAAATATATTTACTTGGCGAACCCAAAGTTACTATTGACACTTTTGCCAATGAAGCTATTTTGTATAAGAAAAATATAGACTACGTTCCTAGTAGGTTTAAGCTAAACTAA
- a CDS encoding DUF5995 family protein, giving the protein MKPIHTIDDVIATLEDIITQSKTNNNPLGYFATLYKKVTIKVKEGIENNFFDDGPRMERLDVIFAKRYLDAYFEYMDHKKVTASWEKAFEF; this is encoded by the coding sequence TTGAAACCAATCCATACTATAGATGATGTTATTGCTACTTTAGAAGATATCATAACTCAATCAAAGACAAATAATAATCCTTTGGGGTATTTTGCTACTTTATATAAAAAGGTAACAATCAAAGTTAAAGAAGGCATAGAAAATAATTTTTTTGATGATGGACCACGAATGGAAAGACTCGATGTAATATTTGCCAAGAGGTATTTGGATGCTTATTTTGAATATATGGATCACAAAAAAGTAACCGCATCCTGGGAAAAAGCATTTGAATTCTGA
- a CDS encoding IS110 family transposase: MAKRNLKMDIINPNAAGIDIGSRSHFVAINQEHSDVKEFGVYAQDIKELLKWLLENDVKTVAMESTGSYWQNLYTELQNSSIEVILTNGKFTKNIKGKKTDVLDCMWIQRLHTLGLLSGSFLPDLETEHLRTLVRHRGNLIQTTSKASKRMAQNMRLMNLRLDIVVKDIVGLTGLRIINKICNGETSGKELAKLRHGNCKKSEEEIAKALQSNNRQDYLFVLKQELQKYQDTQKLIIECDIEIKNILEQFVNQNEIKKSLYIDKKVHKRINKNTPKNIDLNLISYQYFDGVDLYAIEGFSHGTVLTLMSELGEKGILKFQNAQHFTSWLRLAPNNKISGGRILSSRTPKGSNRLKIALRQAANAIGNLKDTHLSNFFNRIAYRKGRAVAVSATARKIATILWNMLYKNIQYTPPTIYEYLDQKRKRKVLELQKQIANLDARMSKIQPV; encoded by the coding sequence ATGGCAAAAAGAAATTTAAAAATGGATATCATTAATCCTAATGCAGCTGGAATTGATATTGGAAGTCGCTCACATTTTGTAGCAATTAATCAAGAACACTCTGATGTAAAAGAGTTTGGAGTTTATGCTCAGGACATCAAAGAATTACTCAAGTGGTTACTTGAAAATGATGTAAAAACTGTAGCTATGGAATCTACAGGTTCGTATTGGCAAAATTTATATACAGAATTACAGAATTCATCTATTGAGGTGATTCTAACAAATGGAAAATTCACCAAAAATATCAAAGGAAAAAAAACAGATGTTTTGGATTGTATGTGGATTCAAAGACTACATACTTTAGGGCTTTTAAGTGGCAGTTTTTTACCTGATTTAGAAACAGAACACCTAAGAACTTTGGTTAGACACCGCGGTAATTTAATTCAGACTACTTCAAAAGCATCCAAAAGAATGGCTCAAAACATGAGACTAATGAATTTAAGATTAGACATTGTGGTAAAGGACATTGTTGGTTTAACAGGTTTACGAATTATTAATAAAATTTGTAATGGAGAAACAAGTGGAAAAGAACTTGCTAAATTAAGACATGGGAATTGTAAAAAATCAGAAGAAGAAATTGCTAAAGCTTTACAAAGTAATAATCGTCAAGATTACTTATTTGTTTTAAAACAAGAGTTACAAAAATACCAAGACACTCAAAAATTAATAATAGAATGTGATATTGAAATAAAAAATATTTTAGAGCAATTTGTGAATCAAAATGAAATAAAAAAATCACTTTATATTGATAAGAAAGTACATAAAAGAATAAATAAAAACACGCCTAAAAACATAGATTTAAACCTTATTTCATATCAATATTTTGATGGTGTAGATTTATATGCCATAGAAGGATTTAGTCATGGGACTGTCCTTACATTAATGAGTGAACTTGGTGAAAAAGGAATACTAAAATTCCAAAATGCACAACATTTTACATCTTGGTTAAGACTAGCTCCCAACAATAAAATCTCTGGCGGACGTATTCTTAGCAGTAGAACTCCCAAAGGCAGTAATAGACTTAAAATAGCACTAAGACAAGCTGCAAATGCAATTGGAAATTTAAAAGACACTCATCTTTCAAACTTCTTCAATAGAATAGCATACAGAAAAGGTAGAGCCGTTGCTGTTTCTGCTACCGCAAGAAAAATAGCTACAATACTTTGGAATATGCTATACAAGAATATACAATATACTCCTCCAACAATTTATGAGTATCTTGATCAAAAAAGAAAGAGAAAAGTTCTGGAACTTCAAAAGCAAATAGCTAATTTAGACGCTAGAATGAGTAAAATACAACCCGTTTAA
- a CDS encoding DUF5995 family protein, with product MSTTYWPIVLQHLLVGMNAHINLDLGIAAAKVSEGKNIDDLKDDFDKINDILSLLVNDVASDLAEIWPTLKKILKLTRKVDDFLIDFSMQLARDGAWKFAKEVASTPKNQITMLIEDRDLKVVKKADIITNPGWIAKIILMIIRLGERGTVADKINDLSR from the coding sequence TTGTCTACAACGTATTGGCCAATTGTGTTGCAACATTTACTTGTAGGAATGAATGCGCATATTAATCTCGATTTGGGTATTGCAGCTGCCAAAGTTTCTGAAGGTAAAAATATTGATGATCTTAAGGATGATTTTGATAAAATTAATGATATCTTATCATTGCTGGTCAATGATGTAGCCAGTGATTTGGCAGAAATTTGGCCAACATTAAAGAAGATTCTGAAATTAACCCGTAAAGTAGATGATTTCTTAATAGATTTCAGCATGCAACTAGCTAGAGATGGAGCATGGAAATTTGCTAAAGAAGTTGCAAGTACACCAAAAAATCAGATCACTATGCTTATTGAAGATCGGGATCTTAAAGTAGTAAAAAAAGCAGATATTATAACAAACCCAGGGTGGATTGCTAAAATAATACTAATGATTATCAGGTTAGGAGAACGCGGTACTGTTGCAGATAAGATTAATGATTTAAGTAGATAG
- a CDS encoding head GIN domain-containing protein translates to MTTLAKIIITFCLSALCCSCNVVFNGVKGQGEVIRKERTINQDFDAIKASKGLDVILVNNSDQKVIVEANKNLHEHIEVYVEGNTLYVTSDQNIYYADEKNVFVSYDKINKVYVNSGASISSEEAVVQKNLDLSATSGADIKLRVKAETITTSVTSGAMMDLTGKVNNHKANATSGADIRAEDLLSLVSEARATSGASIKIHAKNEFTGKATSGADVVYYGKPEKVSETDNSGGNVRGH, encoded by the coding sequence ATGACTACACTAGCTAAAATCATTATCACCTTTTGCTTATCAGCTTTATGCTGCTCTTGTAATGTTGTCTTTAATGGTGTTAAAGGCCAGGGAGAAGTAATTAGAAAAGAAAGAACCATTAACCAGGATTTTGATGCAATTAAAGCAAGTAAAGGCTTAGATGTTATCCTAGTAAACAATTCTGATCAAAAAGTAATTGTAGAAGCTAATAAAAACTTGCACGAACATATCGAAGTGTATGTAGAAGGTAATACCCTATATGTTACTTCTGATCAAAACATATATTATGCCGACGAAAAAAATGTATTTGTGTCTTATGACAAAATCAATAAGGTTTATGTTAATAGCGGTGCTAGTATTTCTTCTGAAGAAGCCGTAGTTCAAAAAAATCTTGATCTTAGTGCGACTAGTGGTGCTGATATTAAGTTAAGAGTAAAAGCAGAAACAATAACCACTTCTGTTACTAGTGGAGCTATGATGGATCTTACCGGAAAAGTAAACAACCACAAAGCAAATGCTACCAGTGGCGCAGACATTCGTGCAGAAGATTTGTTAAGTTTAGTATCTGAAGCAAGAGCAACAAGCGGCGCTTCTATCAAAATCCATGCGAAAAATGAGTTTACAGGAAAAGCTACAAGTGGCGCAGATGTTGTATATTACGGAAAACCAGAGAAAGTATCTGAAACAGATAACTCTGGCGGAAATGTTAGAGGTCATTAA
- a CDS encoding PspC domain-containing protein, which produces MNKTVNINLAGIFFHIDENAYLKLQRYLSAIKRSFTDSQGRDEIISDIEARIAELFSEKIKDERQVIGNKEVEEVIAVMGQPEDYRLDEEIFEDEPNTSYQKTKTSRQLFRDTTSSYVGGVSSGLSHYLGIEPIWIRLAWVLFTIFSSGAFILIYIAFWIFVPEAKTTADFLAMKGEAVNISNIEKKIKEGFDDVADTVKNVDYQKYSSKVKSSSTTFFEALGDVLLFFLKIFVKFIGVILIIVAGVTLISLFIGLFTIGTFGFMDAPWVEYIEVGSHPEVPLWLVSLVTFFAVGIPFFFLFILGLKILIKNLKSIGTPAKLGLLGVWIFSLIGLGILGIRQATLEAYDAEVIMEEKALPITSSDTLTIKMEGNNRYAKHLHHRNNYKIKRDDEGNRVIVIQDIEIYLKASKRDSKVRITIEKKAEGRSYEEASKRAEELKYGYEINGNTLLLDGYAITDYANKYRDQEIKVILTLPEGITVFANDNTSGFNNSWKYDNYIAIDGKEGEYIKLVDGKFECKECPEDENDWEYNEWNEDDDSVNININSDDNDFKLKIGEDGVELNNEPVKVKIDENGIEIKTEN; this is translated from the coding sequence ATGAATAAGACAGTTAATATAAATTTAGCAGGCATATTTTTTCATATAGACGAAAACGCTTATCTAAAACTGCAACGCTATCTCAGTGCCATAAAACGCTCATTTACCGATTCACAAGGGAGAGATGAGATTATATCTGATATAGAAGCCAGAATAGCAGAATTGTTCAGTGAAAAAATAAAGGATGAACGACAGGTTATCGGTAACAAAGAAGTAGAAGAAGTAATTGCTGTAATGGGGCAACCAGAAGATTATAGATTAGATGAAGAAATCTTCGAGGATGAACCAAACACATCATATCAGAAAACTAAAACATCAAGACAGTTATTTAGAGATACTACAAGCTCTTATGTTGGAGGAGTAAGCTCTGGCTTAAGTCACTATCTAGGGATTGAACCAATTTGGATTAGATTAGCCTGGGTATTGTTTACCATTTTTTCTAGTGGTGCATTTATTCTGATCTATATCGCTTTTTGGATTTTTGTACCAGAAGCAAAAACAACAGCTGATTTTTTGGCTATGAAAGGTGAAGCTGTTAATATCAGTAACATCGAAAAGAAAATTAAAGAAGGATTTGATGATGTAGCAGATACTGTAAAAAATGTAGATTATCAAAAATATAGTAGCAAGGTAAAAAGTAGTTCTACAACTTTTTTTGAAGCTTTAGGCGATGTATTACTATTCTTTTTAAAGATTTTCGTGAAATTTATTGGTGTGATCCTCATCATAGTGGCCGGTGTTACACTTATTAGTCTATTTATTGGTCTGTTTACGATAGGAACATTTGGATTTATGGATGCTCCATGGGTCGAATATATTGAAGTAGGTAGCCACCCCGAAGTTCCATTATGGTTAGTATCATTAGTAACATTTTTTGCTGTAGGAATACCTTTTTTCTTTTTATTTATTCTTGGATTAAAAATTCTGATAAAAAACCTAAAATCTATTGGAACACCTGCCAAACTAGGCTTATTAGGTGTATGGATATTTTCTCTTATCGGGTTAGGAATTCTTGGAATTAGACAAGCTACACTCGAAGCATATGACGCAGAAGTAATCATGGAAGAAAAAGCACTTCCTATCACTAGTAGCGATACGTTAACCATAAAAATGGAAGGAAATAATAGGTACGCCAAACACCTCCATCATAGAAATAATTACAAAATCAAAAGAGATGATGAAGGTAATCGAGTAATCGTTATCCAAGATATAGAAATATACCTAAAAGCTTCAAAAAGAGATTCGAAAGTGCGAATTACCATAGAAAAAAAAGCAGAAGGAAGATCATATGAAGAAGCCTCAAAAAGAGCCGAAGAACTCAAATATGGATACGAAATAAATGGCAATACACTCTTATTAGATGGATATGCAATTACCGATTATGCCAACAAATATAGAGATCAGGAGATAAAAGTAATCCTAACATTACCAGAAGGAATTACAGTATTTGCGAATGATAACACCTCTGGATTTAATAATTCATGGAAATATGATAATTATATTGCTATCGATGGTAAAGAAGGAGAATATATCAAATTAGTTGATGGGAAATTCGAATGTAAAGAATGCCCAGAAGATGAGAACGATTGGGAATATAACGAATGGAATGAAGATGATGATAGCGTAAACATAAATATAAACTCTGATGACAATGACTTTAAACTAAAAATAGGAGAAGACGGAGTAGAATTAAATAATGAACCTGTAAAAGTAAAAATAGACGAGAACGGAATAGAAATAAAAACCGAAAACTAA
- a CDS encoding PadR family transcriptional regulator produces the protein MKIENTKAQMRKGVLEYCILSILKDDDAYVAEILETLKDAKMLVVEGTIYPLLTRLKNAGLLSYRWEESTSGPPRKYYGLTETGKLFLNELNTTWDELRNAVNLVTKQKKK, from the coding sequence ATGAAGATCGAAAACACAAAAGCGCAAATGCGCAAAGGTGTTCTGGAATATTGCATACTTTCTATCCTTAAGGACGATGATGCCTATGTAGCTGAAATTTTAGAAACCCTTAAAGACGCAAAGATGCTTGTGGTAGAAGGCACGATATATCCCCTATTAACTAGACTCAAAAACGCTGGATTATTGAGTTATCGCTGGGAAGAATCTACATCTGGGCCACCACGAAAATATTATGGACTCACAGAAACAGGAAAATTGTTTCTTAACGAATTAAATACCACTTGGGACGAATTACGAAATGCTGTAAATCTGGTAACCAAACAAAAAAAGAAGTAA
- a CDS encoding DUF4870 domain-containing protein — protein sequence MSIKNHNNIATFMHLGVFSKYFIPFGNYIVPILLWSTNKDKSDFIDDHGKEAINFQLSILLYTVILGIFSFPFFIFHVFGDATITDLFHFNDFSINFSDAGGFRTLIGASFIGIIALIGFFLEIIFVITAALKANKGESYRYPLSIRFIK from the coding sequence ATGTCAATCAAAAATCACAACAATATCGCAACATTTATGCATCTGGGAGTATTTTCTAAATACTTTATTCCTTTCGGAAATTACATAGTTCCTATATTATTATGGTCTACCAATAAGGACAAATCAGATTTTATAGATGATCACGGTAAAGAAGCAATCAATTTTCAATTAAGTATTCTATTATATACTGTAATACTAGGAATATTTTCTTTTCCGTTTTTTATCTTTCATGTCTTTGGAGATGCAACAATTACAGATTTGTTTCATTTTAATGATTTTTCTATCAACTTTTCTGACGCAGGAGGGTTTAGAACTCTTATAGGAGCTTCATTTATAGGAATTATAGCATTAATCGGGTTTTTTCTGGAAATAATTTTTGTTATTACGGCTGCTTTAAAAGCAAACAAAGGCGAAAGTTACAGATACCCATTATCTATACGATTTATAAAATAA
- a CDS encoding DUF4442 domain-containing protein, producing the protein MDITPRKLNAFLLFKLPSAWLCGVRVKNIDRTSCIVSVKHRWINKNPFKSMFWAVQGMAAELTTGALVIGYIRNSGKKISMLVASNNATYTKKATGRITFTCTDGHLVEDAIKKTIETGEGQTIWMKSIGTNQDGIEVSTFNFEWTIKVKSEK; encoded by the coding sequence ATGGATATTACTCCTAGAAAACTTAATGCATTCTTACTATTTAAGTTACCCTCTGCGTGGCTATGTGGAGTAAGGGTTAAAAATATAGATAGAACAAGCTGTATTGTTAGTGTAAAACATCGATGGATAAATAAAAACCCTTTTAAGTCTATGTTTTGGGCGGTGCAAGGAATGGCGGCAGAGTTAACTACTGGAGCATTGGTAATAGGGTATATAAGAAACAGTGGTAAAAAGATATCAATGCTGGTAGCAAGTAATAATGCAACGTATACCAAAAAAGCTACAGGTAGAATTACCTTTACATGTACTGATGGACATTTGGTGGAAGATGCTATTAAAAAAACAATCGAAACGGGCGAAGGGCAAACGATATGGATGAAATCGATAGGAACTAATCAAGATGGTATTGAAGTTTCTACATTTAATTTTGAATGGACAATTAAGGTGAAAAGTGAAAAGTAA
- a CDS encoding TIGR00266 family protein, with amino-acid sequence MTAHEIDYEIIGEEMQYVEIELDPEEGVIAEAGSFMMMDDGIKMDTIFGDGSAKDTGVMGKIFGAGKRLLTGESLFMTAFYNQVGGKKKVSFASPYPGKIIPIDLTNYGEKFICQKDAFLCAAKGVSIGIEFSKKLGRGLFGGEGFIMQKLEGDGMAFVHAGGTTSRKELQPGEKLKVDTGCIIGFSKGIQYDIEFVGGIKNTIFGGEGLFFATLTGPGVVYIQSLPFSRLANRVLALAPRGGGKSKGEGSILGGLGDLLDGDNSF; translated from the coding sequence ATGACAGCACACGAAATCGACTACGAAATTATAGGAGAAGAAATGCAGTATGTTGAAATAGAACTAGATCCAGAAGAAGGAGTGATTGCAGAAGCAGGAAGTTTTATGATGATGGACGATGGAATAAAGATGGATACGATTTTTGGTGATGGATCTGCAAAAGATACTGGAGTTATGGGTAAAATATTTGGAGCTGGTAAACGATTGTTAACTGGCGAAAGTTTATTTATGACGGCTTTTTATAATCAGGTAGGAGGAAAAAAGAAAGTAAGTTTTGCTTCTCCGTATCCAGGAAAGATTATTCCTATAGATTTAACTAATTATGGTGAGAAATTTATTTGCCAAAAAGATGCATTTTTATGTGCAGCAAAAGGCGTTTCTATCGGAATAGAATTTTCTAAAAAATTAGGAAGAGGACTATTTGGCGGCGAAGGTTTTATTATGCAGAAATTAGAAGGTGATGGTATGGCCTTTGTTCATGCAGGAGGAACTACATCCCGAAAAGAATTACAACCTGGTGAAAAACTGAAAGTAGATACTGGTTGTATTATCGGATTTTCTAAGGGAATACAATATGATATAGAATTTGTAGGAGGGATTAAGAATACTATTTTTGGAGGCGAAGGATTGTTTTTTGCTACATTAACAGGTCCGGGAGTCGTGTATATACAATCTTTACCATTTAGCAGACTTGCCAATAGAGTATTGGCATTGGCCCCTCGAGGAGGAGGGAAAAGTAAAGGTGAAGGCAGTATTCTTGGTGGTTTGGGAGATCTTTTAGATGGCGATAACAGTTTTTAA
- a CDS encoding LysR family transcriptional regulator: MTITQLKYVLAVAEHKNFTKAAEKTFVTQPTLSMQIQKLEEELDILIFDRSKKPIELTEIGNKLVQQAKNIVNESERIQDIVDQQKGFIGGEFKLGVIPTIMPTLLPMFLNNFIKKYPKVKLKIEELNTEAIIERLLDGHLDAAIAATPLENENIKERVLYYEPFVGYIPSTHRLNQKKKIDIDDLDIDDMLLLEDGHCFRDGIINLCKTQKSYEEDHFQLESGSFETLVKLANEGLGMTLLPYLHTLDIKNGEKSNLHYFNEPSPAREVSLIFNKSELKMQIIDALHTTIAGVVKGAITFQNVKIISPMAKIKSD, from the coding sequence ATGACCATAACACAACTAAAATATGTTTTAGCAGTAGCTGAGCACAAGAATTTTACGAAGGCTGCAGAGAAAACTTTTGTGACTCAACCTACACTAAGTATGCAAATTCAAAAGCTTGAGGAAGAACTGGATATTCTCATCTTTGATCGCAGTAAAAAACCTATTGAACTCACAGAAATTGGTAACAAACTTGTTCAACAAGCAAAAAATATTGTAAACGAAAGTGAACGAATTCAAGATATTGTAGATCAGCAAAAAGGCTTTATTGGCGGTGAATTCAAATTAGGTGTAATCCCTACGATAATGCCTACTCTTCTGCCTATGTTTTTAAATAATTTTATAAAAAAATACCCAAAGGTAAAATTAAAAATAGAAGAGTTAAATACAGAAGCTATAATTGAACGTCTTCTCGATGGTCATTTGGATGCTGCTATTGCTGCTACTCCTTTAGAAAATGAAAACATAAAAGAACGTGTTTTATATTACGAACCATTTGTAGGGTATATTCCTTCTACTCATAGATTAAATCAGAAGAAAAAAATTGACATTGATGATCTTGATATTGATGACATGCTTCTTCTAGAAGATGGTCATTGTTTTAGAGATGGTATTATTAATTTATGTAAAACTCAAAAAAGTTATGAAGAGGATCATTTTCAGTTAGAAAGTGGAAGTTTTGAGACACTTGTAAAACTTGCAAATGAAGGTTTGGGGATGACACTTCTTCCTTATTTACACACATTAGATATAAAGAATGGTGAAAAAAGTAATCTTCACTACTTTAATGAGCCTTCTCCTGCAAGAGAAGTGAGCTTGATTTTTAATAAAAGTGAACTAAAAATGCAAATTATTGATGCTTTACATACTACTATTGCTGGAGTTGTAAAGGGGGCTATTACGTTTCAAAATGTAAAAATCATTAGCCCTATGGCAAAAATAAAAAGCGACTAG
- a CDS encoding DUF2141 domain-containing protein — translation MKTLALLAALLVSNFLLQAQDNTEGVTITVTVPNITSSEGEVLFGLYDEHTFMKSAPIKGKKSTIVDGVAKITFSNVPKGVFAISCFHDTNGNNRMDFEPNGMPKEDYGVSNNNMSYGPPLWNEAKFEVSSENLELEIRI, via the coding sequence ATGAAAACTCTAGCATTATTAGCCGCACTTTTGGTGTCTAACTTTCTTCTTCAAGCTCAAGATAATACAGAAGGAGTAACTATCACGGTAACTGTTCCTAATATAACAAGTTCTGAAGGAGAAGTTCTTTTTGGGCTTTATGATGAACATACTTTTATGAAATCCGCTCCAATCAAAGGCAAAAAAAGCACAATTGTAGATGGTGTAGCAAAAATTACTTTTTCTAATGTTCCTAAAGGAGTATTTGCTATTAGTTGTTTTCATGATACAAATGGAAATAATCGAATGGATTTTGAACCTAACGGAATGCCAAAAGAAGATTATGGAGTATCTAATAATAATATGAGTTATGGTCCTCCCCTATGGAACGAAGCTAAATTTGAGGTAAGTTCAGAAAATCTAGAACTAGAAATTAGAATCTAA
- a CDS encoding HupE/UreJ family protein: protein MFKNTKTFSIFLTLVLISITANAHGVDDETQSFLLGNKGIAFGPFLYIGAKHMITGYDHLLFLVGVIFFLYRTKEILLYISFFTIGHSFTLLLGVMADINVNAFLIDAIIALSIVYKGFDNLGGFKHFFIKQPNTKIAVLIFGLFHGFGLATKLQEFNFDKEGLFVNLIGFNVGVEIGQFLALGLVLILLGVWRRYNSYVKFSNLTNIILMAAGFLLFGFQMTGYFMTSH, encoded by the coding sequence ATGTTTAAAAACACTAAAACATTCTCTATATTTCTAACTCTCGTGTTGATTTCAATAACAGCAAACGCGCACGGAGTTGATGATGAGACACAGTCTTTTTTATTAGGAAATAAAGGGATTGCTTTTGGTCCGTTTCTATACATCGGTGCAAAACATATGATAACAGGATATGACCACCTACTTTTTCTGGTAGGAGTCATTTTCTTTTTATATCGAACAAAAGAGATATTATTATATATAAGTTTTTTTACAATCGGTCATAGTTTTACCTTATTACTTGGTGTAATGGCAGATATTAATGTAAACGCTTTTTTAATAGACGCCATTATCGCGTTATCAATTGTATATAAGGGATTTGACAACCTAGGAGGGTTTAAACATTTTTTTATAAAACAACCCAATACCAAAATAGCCGTATTAATTTTTGGATTGTTTCATGGTTTTGGATTAGCGACCAAATTACAAGAATTTAATTTTGATAAAGAAGGGCTTTTTGTAAATCTAATCGGTTTTAATGTAGGTGTAGAAATAGGACAGTTTTTAGCTTTAGGGTTAGTTCTTATACTTTTAGGGGTTTGGAGAAGGTATAACAGTTACGTTAAATTCTCTAACCTTACCAATATAATTCTTATGGCTGCAGGCTTTTTGTTGTTTGGATTTCAAATGACAGGATATTTTATGACATCACACTAA